A portion of the Cryptomeria japonica chromosome 5, Sugi_1.0, whole genome shotgun sequence genome contains these proteins:
- the LOC131070645 gene encoding brassinosteroid-responsive RING protein 1-like, whose translation MGLPVGLRNIAIPRVLLYLALVMAYLETGIYWFLSGLGLCDAPEEEINLWREFLEISSAISSSSGQMIKRRLSVITFRNVAEKLIEIEEDFVCAVCLSSFKEDDEIRELRNCCHIFHRNCLDKWIDNNQDTCPFCRCALLPLIQSVDE comes from the coding sequence ATGGGACTTCCTGTAGGTCTTCGTAATATCGCTATACCCAGAGTGCTGCTCTACTTGGCATTAGTCATGGCTTATTTAGAGACTGGAATTTATTGGTTTCTTTCTGGTCTTGGGCTGTGCGACGCACCAGAAGAAGAGATCAATCTTTGGCGAGAATTCTTAGAAATTTCCTCTGCCATTTCTTCTTCTTCAGGGCAGATGATTAAGCGTAGGTTGTCTGTCATAACATTCCGAAATGTTGCAGAGAAGTTGATTGAGATTGAAGAGGATTTTGTATGCGCGGTCTGCTTGAGCTCTTTCAAAGAAGATGATGAAATCCGAGAGCTGCGCAATTGCTGCCACATTTTTCACAGAAATTGTTTGGATAAATGGATTGATAACAATCAGGATACCTGCCCTTTCTGCAGGTGTGCTCTGCTTCCACTGATTCAAAGTGTTGATGAATGA